The Prunus persica cultivar Lovell chromosome G7, Prunus_persica_NCBIv2, whole genome shotgun sequence genome has a segment encoding these proteins:
- the LOC18771072 gene encoding uncharacterized protein LOC18771072 codes for MTDTDDPGHYLGLPTMWGRSKKDALSFVKDRLLCKVQGWKQGLLSQAGRETLSKSVALAIPTYPMSIFLFPKGFCSELDAPKSARASWAWSSLLAGRDLILRGARWQILDGSRVHLWTDKWLPCVANPILRPTDGSTRDDTLMVSTIINPISMQWNLSSICDAISDRDLEIFLTLPLGDGSESDRVIWPLNRNGDYSVKSGYHLIHSGDSSNVHLCPSSLHAPTNVLRKAFESLEHLFLLCGSVKLVWFGVPMNYCVDRQRATSMAEWLYEVFGPYSSLCVDRAWIIYHVAYTCWGIWRSRYAKIFDGSPLCPRQTLSHIKCMISDFDLLKDVSHPMHQPGTTFTIDDVWSPPPAAWCKLNVDARWTTTHPDAGLGVVIRNSCGVFMGGFAACKIANSVLEAEAHAAIAGLSLEAEMGLANVIIKSNSQVLVNCSRGKICKGIWSIYPILSTIRRCCNNFISCDWRWISCQANRAADAVAAIARRTKCDRLGLTDPPSSLVFVLQSDGLPCPMLISFFWLEADMLLW; via the exons ATGACGGATACTGATGACCCTGGCCATTACCTTGGTCTTCCAACCATGTGGGGCAGATCAAAGAAGGATGCTCTTAGTTTTGTTAAGGACCGGTTATTATGCAAAGTTCAAGGATGGAAGCAAGGCCTCCTTTCACAAGCTGGAAGGGAAACTCTTAGCAAATCTGTTGCTCTTGCTATTCCCACTTATCCCATGTCTATTTTTCTATTTCCCAAGGGTTTCTGCAGTGAGCTTGATG CTCCTAAGAGTGCCAGAGCTTCTTGGGCATGGTCCAGCTTGCTTGCTGGAAGAGATCTCATCCTTCGTGGAGCTCGCTGGCAAATTCTTGATGGTAGTAGAGTTCACCTTTGGACTGACAAGTGGCTCCCTTGCGTTGCTAATCCTATCCTCCGTCCCACTGATGGAAGCACAAGAGATGATACTTTGATGGTCTCTACTATTATTAACCCCATTTCTATGCAATGGAACCTCAGTAGCATTTGTGATGCCATTTCTGATCGTGatctagaaatttttttgactctCCCCTTAGGTGACGGAAGTGAATCTGATCGTGTCATTTGGCCCTTGAACCGCAATGGTGATTATTCTGTGAAATCCGGTTACCACCTTATTCATTCTGGCGACTCTTCCAATGTTCACTTGTGCCCTTCTAGTCTTCATGCTCCTACTAATGTTCTTCGGAAA GCTTTTGAATCTTTGGAGCACTTATTCCTTTTATGCGGTTCGGTCaagttggtttggtttggcgTCCCCATGAACTATTGTGTTGATAGGCAACGTGCCACCTCTATGGCCGAGTGGCTTTACGAAGTGTTTGGACCTTATAGTTCATTATGTGTTGACAGAGCCTGGATTATTTACCACGTGGCCTATACTTGTTGGGGCATTTGGCGTAGTCGTTATGCAAAGATCTTTGATGGCAGTCCCTTGTGTCCAAGACAAACGCTGTCTCATATAAAATGCATGATCTCTGATTTTGATCTGCTGAAAGATGTTTCTCATCCCATGCACCAACCTGGTACCACCTTTACCATTGATGATGTTTGGTCCCCCCCGCCTGCTGCTTGGTGCAAGTTAAATGTGGATGCTAGGTGGACAACGACTCATCCTGATGCTGGTCTTGGAGTGGTAATTCGAAATTCTTGTGGTGTGTTCATGGGTGGTTTTGCTGCCTGTAAAATTGCAAATTCGGTTCTTGAAGCTGAAGCCCACGCAGCTATTGCTGGTTTATCACTTGAGGCTGAGATGGGTCTGGCAAATGTTATCATTAAATCGAACTCTCAAGTGCTTGTGAATTGCTCAAGGGGCAAAATTTGTAAAGGAATTTGGTCCATCTACCCCATCCTTTCTACCATTAGAAGATGCTGCAACAATTTTATCTCTTGTGATTGGCGATGGATCTCTTGCCAGGCCAATAGGGCCGCTGACGCCGTTGCGGCTATTGCTAGGAGGACAAAGTGCGATAGGCTTGGCTTGACAGACCCCCCCTCTTCCCTTGTGTTTGTTCTTCAATCGGATGGTCTGCCTTGCCCCATGTTAATCTCCTTCTTTTGGCTAGAGGCGGACATGCTCCTTTGGTAA
- the LOC18771162 gene encoding transcription termination factor MTERF15, mitochondrial encodes MLLSGNRMQSNVAQNLSVLRALEVPQSSISVRVSCHPSVVCQKPENFNKDVEEVISLGFNPTTLAFVNGLQVSSKMTKSTWEHKKEVYRRWGWTEDEILLAFRKKPTCMYLSEKNIVSKMDFLVNKMGWQPADLARVPGVLTLSLEQRIIPRCSVIRVLMAKGLLKKKFTLSSLLITIDSYFISRFVINYQETVPRLLDIFQGKLSLQELDFQFEEK; translated from the exons ATGCTGCTCTCTG GTAATAGGATGCAAAGCAATGTTGCTCAAAATCTCTCAGTCTTGAGAGCACTTGAAGTGCCACAATCCTCTATTTCCGTACGGGTGAGCTGTCACCCTAGCGTGGTATGCCAAAAACCGGAGAACTTCAACAAAGATGTGGAGGAGGTTATCAGTTTGGGATTCAACCCTACGACATTAGCATTTGTCAATGGACTCCAAGTGAGTTCGAAAATGACTAAATCAACATGGGAACACAAAAAGGAGGTTTACAGGAGGTGGGGCTGGACTGAAGATGAGATCTTGTTGGCTTTTAGGAAGAAACCCACTTGTATGTATTTGTCAGAAAAGAATATTGTAAGTAAAATGGATTTTCTTGTAAACAAGATGGGGTGGCAGCCTGCAGATCTGGCCAGAGTTCCTGGGGTTCTAACTCTTAGTCTAGAGCAGAGAATCATTCCAAGGTGTTCTGTCATTAGAGTTCTGATGGCGAAGGGCTTGCTGAAGAAAAAGTTTACCCTATCTTCATTGTTGATAACCATTGACAGTTACTTTATTAGTAGGTTTGTGATAAACTATCAAGAAACTGTGCCTCGACTGTTGGATATCTTTCAAGGGAAATTAAGTCTTCAAGAACTTGACTTTCAATTTGAGGAAAAATGA
- the LOC109950358 gene encoding uncharacterized protein LOC109950358, which yields MIVTGDDLDEIGKRKGYLASEFTMNDLEGLKYFLGIEVTRSEHGIFLSQRKYVLDLLKEIVSVVSRFMHNPSVRHMDVAVRILRYLKFVRGKGLMFLRHEYVKVVGYTDSDWRRKRDKRRSTSGYFTFVGGNLVTWRSKKHKVVSLSSGEAEYRAGERCL from the exons ATGATTGTGACTGGTGATGATCTTGATGAAATTGGCAAACGAAAAGGCTATTTAGCTTCTGAGTTCACTATGAATGATCTCGAAGGATTAAAATATTTCTTGGGTATTGAGGTAACTCGTTCTGAACATGGAATTTTCTTGtcacaaagaaaatatgttCTTGATTTGCTAAAAGAAATAG TAAGTGTTGTAAGTAGGTTCATGCATAATCCAAGTGTACGACATATGGATGTAGCAGTCCGAATTTTGAGGTATTTGAAGTTCGTACGAGGAAAAGGTTTGATGTTCTTAAGGCATGAGTATGTAAAGGTTGTGGGGTATACAGACTCAGACTGGAGAAGAAAGAGGGATAAGAGGAGATCAACATCTGGTTATTTCACATTTGTAGGAGGTAACTTGGTTACTTGGAGGAGTAAAAAGCATAAGGTTGTCTCTTTGTCAAGTGGAGAAGCCGAGTATCGGGCTGGTGAAAGGTGTTTATGA
- the LOC109950357 gene encoding uncharacterized protein LOC109950357: protein MAVAMAVMVMMLVVVVVVVTVELIVRVVVVVEVGVRVVEEVVVTMMVMVLAGVVVGLVVRARWAAVVVVLVVLGGGDDCSGSGGDNDDYGGGGGGGGDGGGDYSVSHDKMVVIELVKLYLENKK, encoded by the coding sequence aTGGCGGTGGCAATGGCAGTAATGGTGATGATGCTGGtagtggttgtggtggtggtgacggTGGAGCTAATAGTGagggtggtagtggtggtggaggtggggGTAAGGGTGGTGGAGGAGGTAGTCGTGacaatgatggtgatggtgctGGCGGGAGTGGTGGTGGGGCTAGTAGTAAGGGCACGATGGGcagcggtggtggtggtactAGTGGTTCTAGGGGGTGGCGACGATTGCAGTGGTAGTGGCGGCGACAATGATGActatggtggtggtggtggtggtggtggtgatggcgGCGGCGACTATAGTGTTAGTCACGATAAAATGGTGGTAATAGAACTGGTGAAATTATATCttgagaataaaaaataa